In Tachysurus fulvidraco isolate hzauxx_2018 chromosome 25, HZAU_PFXX_2.0, whole genome shotgun sequence, the following proteins share a genomic window:
- the rbm12ba gene encoding RNA binding motif protein 12Ba codes for MAVVLRLQGLNIEAGHEDIRKFFHGLSIPKGCVHITGGKTGEAFIIFSSERAGQLAMLHSGKPLKGSTVTLYKSSMAEFKHKMELKLRKRKCASVEREPVLQITATEMYKTLLYLGAAVQGLQSKVQSPPVSPTPSTDVLKLSKDAIDESPIAYQTQPVQNQVADPRKHHVEEQHGGVRDVSSCKPGYLRLYGLPNTITKEEVCQFLEGLRVVDVITDTLQRQDQCCLVKMASFKEAEEGLNYSCRSPRDFPVEVRLAHERMWESAMEHRENSLSSILSEQDRSSPDRRLQKNSLGKRPDSFWSSPKRRRSNSPSFNTEYYVMVRNLPKTFTKSEIRHLFSCPDIPNSKILHLLNKWKERTSTAFIIFTQPEDYTLAMNMNGTTVCSHTIDVSSITKEKMKDLMSHNRCTDLERPQTFSSNLSHPSARGIPPLT; via the coding sequence ATGGCAGTAGTACTGCGTTTGCAGGGTCTGAATATTGAAGCAGGACATGAAGATATTCGCAAGTTCTTTCATGGCTTAAGCATTCCTAAAGGATGTGTCCATATCACCGGGGGAAAGACGGGTGAAGCGTTTATTATATTCAGTTCAGAGAGAGCTGGACAGTTGGCCATGCTGCATTCAGGAAAACCTCTCAAAGGGTCGACTGTTACGCTTTACAAAAGCAGCATGGCCGAATTTAAGCACAAAATGGAGTTGAAGTTAAGGAAAAGGAAATGTGCTTCAGTGGAACGTGAACCAGTGCTTCAGATAACTGCAACAGAGATGTACAAGACTTTATTATATCTAGGGGCTGCTGTTCAAGGACTGCAATCTAAAGTCCAGTCACCACCAGTCAGTCCTACTCCATCAACAGATGTACTCAAATTGAGTAAGGATGCAATTGATGAGAGTCCAATAGCATACCAGACACAACCTGTTCAAAATCAAGTTGCAGATCCAAGGAAACATCATGTGGAAGAGCAACATGGCGGAGTGAGAGACGTCAGCTCCTGCAAACCAGGTTATCTTCGGCTTTACGGACTTCCAAATACGATCACCAAAGAGGAAGTCTGCCAGTTCCTTGAAGGACTCAGAGTGGTGGATGTAATAACAGATACTTTACAAAGGCAGGACCAGTGTTGTCTAGTGAAGATGGCCAGTTTTAAGGAGGCTGAGGAGGGCCTGAATTATAGCTGTAGAAGCCCAAGAGACTTCCCCGTAGAGGTCAGATTGGCCCATGAGAGAATGTGGGAAAGCGCCATGGAGCATCGTGAAAACTCCTTGAGTTCCATACTCTCTGAGCAGGACAGATCCTCTCCTGATAGGCGTTTGCAAAAGAATTCTCTAGGTAAAAGGCCCGACTCATTTTGGAGCTCGCCAAAACGGCGGCGCTCTAATTCTCCCTCTTTTAATACGGAGTATTACGTCATGGTGAGGAATCTTCCTAAAACGTTTACCAAGAGTGAGATAAGACACCTGTTTTCATGTCCTGACATACCAAACAGTAAAATCCTGCATCTGCTAAACAAATGGAAGGAAAGAACATCTACCGCCTTTATAATATTTACACAGCCGGAGGACTATACTTTAGCCATGAACATGAATGGCACTACAGTTTGCTCGCATACAATTGACGTCTCATCCATTACTaaggaaaaaatgaaagacCTAATGTCTCATAACCGTTGTACTGATCTGGAAAGGCCACAGACTTTCAGTTCAAACTTGAGTCATCCGTCAGCACGTGGAATTCCCCCCCTGACGTGA